In Variovorax sp. J2L1-78, the following are encoded in one genomic region:
- the mnmE gene encoding tRNA uridine-5-carboxymethylaminomethyl(34) synthesis GTPase MnmE has product MLARSTDPIVAIATAPGRGAVGIVRVSGRALGPLIDALCGRPLKPREATYLPFLDADGEAIDRGLALHFPAPHSFTGEDVLELQAHGGAVVLQLLLARCLEAAAEVDAPSGKPRLRGLRVAEPGEFSQRAFLNGKIDLAQAEAIADLIDASTEAAARSAGRSLSGAFSREVHGLRDALVHLRMLVEATLDFPEEDIDFLQKADAAGQLAALQAQLAAVGVRARQGALLREGIKVVIAGQPNAGKSSLLNALAGAELAIVSAVAGTTRDVVSQTIQIQGVPLHVADTAGLRDSSDEVEQIGVARAWGQIDSADAVLFLHDLTRTEAPAYAAADAEILRTLQSRLAADVPVLDVWNKQDAASSPAPAGGVALSAKTGDGIEALRQRLLEIAGWQSVPEGLYLARARHVDALARVARHLAQAGAHLGARNPALDLLAEELRLAQNALNEITGEFGSDDLLGVIFSRFCIGK; this is encoded by the coding sequence ATGCTGGCCCGTTCCACCGACCCGATCGTCGCCATCGCCACCGCACCCGGACGCGGTGCGGTCGGCATCGTGCGTGTTTCGGGCCGCGCGCTCGGCCCGCTGATCGACGCCCTGTGCGGACGGCCGCTCAAGCCGCGCGAGGCCACCTACCTGCCCTTTCTCGATGCCGATGGCGAGGCCATCGACCGCGGGCTGGCGCTGCATTTCCCGGCGCCGCATTCCTTCACCGGGGAGGACGTGCTCGAACTGCAGGCCCACGGCGGTGCGGTCGTGCTGCAACTGTTGCTCGCGCGCTGCCTCGAGGCAGCCGCCGAGGTCGATGCGCCCAGCGGCAAGCCGAGGCTGCGCGGCCTGCGCGTGGCCGAGCCGGGCGAGTTCAGCCAGCGTGCCTTCCTCAACGGCAAGATCGATCTCGCGCAGGCCGAGGCGATCGCCGACCTGATCGACGCCAGCACCGAGGCCGCGGCCCGCAGCGCCGGCCGTTCGCTGTCGGGCGCCTTCTCGCGCGAGGTGCATGGGCTGCGCGACGCGCTGGTGCACCTGCGCATGCTGGTCGAGGCGACGCTGGACTTCCCCGAGGAAGACATCGACTTCCTCCAGAAGGCCGATGCCGCGGGCCAGCTCGCCGCGCTGCAGGCACAACTGGCCGCCGTCGGCGTGCGCGCGCGCCAGGGCGCGCTGCTGCGCGAAGGCATCAAGGTCGTGATCGCCGGCCAGCCCAACGCAGGCAAGAGTTCGCTGCTCAACGCGCTCGCCGGCGCCGAGCTGGCCATCGTGAGCGCCGTGGCCGGCACCACGCGCGACGTGGTGTCGCAGACCATCCAGATCCAGGGCGTGCCGCTGCACGTGGCCGACACCGCCGGGCTGCGCGACAGCAGCGACGAGGTCGAGCAGATCGGCGTGGCCCGCGCCTGGGGCCAGATCGACAGCGCCGACGCGGTGCTGTTCCTGCATGACCTGACCCGCACCGAGGCGCCGGCCTACGCGGCGGCGGATGCCGAGATCCTGCGCACCTTGCAGTCGCGTCTCGCGGCGGACGTGCCGGTGCTGGATGTCTGGAACAAGCAGGACGCGGCGTCGTCGCCGGCACCGGCCGGCGGCGTGGCGCTGTCTGCCAAGACGGGCGACGGCATCGAGGCGCTGCGCCAGCGCTTGCTGGAAATCGCCGGCTGGCAGTCGGTCCCCGAAGGCCTGTACCTGGCGCGGGCCCGCCACGTCGACGCCCTGGCGCGCGTGGCGCGGCATCTGGCGCAGGCCGGGGCGCACCTCGGCGCCCGCAACCCCGCGCTCGACCTGCTGGCCGAGGAGCTGCGCCTGGCGCAGAACGCTCTGAACGAGATCACCGGCGAATTCGGCTCCGATGATTTACTGGGTGTGATTTTTTCGCGATTCTGCATAGGAAAGTAG
- a CDS encoding Crp/Fnr family transcriptional regulator, with protein sequence MSSAIQALCRAVTHNTSYDAFAPALNAQQWDLLGEYMQGFDLPAGHVLISQGAQDRTLFFIESGTLSVHLAGSKGQMQLAILNPGAVVGEGSFFSRLPRSANVVAIGAARVWRLTPVRFAEMSNRQPNLALEIVIALGGVIAKRMVDRLKRVAVT encoded by the coding sequence ATGTCTTCCGCCATCCAGGCGCTGTGCCGTGCGGTCACGCACAACACGAGCTACGACGCCTTTGCGCCAGCGCTGAATGCGCAGCAATGGGACTTGCTCGGCGAATACATGCAGGGCTTCGATCTGCCCGCCGGGCATGTGCTGATCAGCCAGGGTGCGCAGGACCGCACCCTGTTCTTCATCGAGAGCGGCACGCTCAGCGTGCACCTGGCCGGCAGCAAGGGCCAGATGCAGCTGGCTATCCTGAATCCGGGGGCGGTGGTCGGCGAAGGCTCCTTCTTCTCGCGGCTGCCGCGGTCCGCCAACGTGGTGGCCATCGGCGCCGCGCGGGTCTGGCGGCTGACGCCGGTGCGCTTCGCCGAGATGTCGAACCGCCAGCCGAACCTGGCGCTGGAGATCGTGATCGCCCTCGGCGGCGTGATCGCCAAGCGCATGGTCGACCGGCTCAAGCGCGTCGCGGTGACCTGA